One region of Polyodon spathula isolate WHYD16114869_AA chromosome 25, ASM1765450v1, whole genome shotgun sequence genomic DNA includes:
- the LOC121299669 gene encoding inositol 1,4,5-trisphosphate receptor type 3-like isoform X1 produces the protein MSEMSSFLHIGDIVSLYAEGSVNGFISTLGLIDDRCVVEPAAGDLDNPPKKFRDCLFKVCPMSRYSAQKQFWKAKQAKHDKDKIADVVLLQKLQHAATLEQKQNETENRKVHGEVVKYASVVQLLHMKSNRYLTVNKRLPALLEKNAMRVTLDATGNEGSWLFIQPFWKLRSNGDNVVVGDKVILNPLNAGQPLHASNYELSDHPGFKEVNSVNCNTSWKINLFMMFSDHREEVLKGGDVVRLFHAEQEKFLTCDEYKAKLHVFLRTTLRQSATSATSSNALWEVEVVHHDPCRGGAGHWNSLYRFKHLATGHYMAAAENPSYKGDSVEAKSSTDSSCSKRNAGEKIKYKLVAVPHGNDIASLFELDPTTLQKTDSFVPRNSYVRLRHLCTNTWIQSTSVPIDIDEERPIRLMLGTCPTKEDKEAFAIVSVPVSEIWDLDFANDASLMLATVVDKLSEGFINHNDRRFAIKLLEDLVFFVVDTANTGQNVLDVTMTKANRERQKLMREQNILKQIFGIIKTPFTDKGTEGPMLRLEELSDQKNGPYQYMFRLCYRVLRHSQEDYRKNQEHIAKQFGVMQSQIGYDVLAEDTITALLHNNRKLLEKHITKKEVETFVNLVRKNREPRFLDYLSDLCVSNHVAIPVTQELICKCVLDPKNQDILIRTERRMAKELVHPSGFGMEDDVDEDEVWLVWMDKNNEKREKGLRQLAMEARQGNSHDENVLTYYRYQLKLYARMCLDRQYLAIDDISKQLDVELIFLCMADEMLPYDLRASFCHLMLHTHVDRDPQELVTSVRFARLWTEIPTSITIKDYDSNMNDSRDNKKNTFSSTMGFVEEYLNNVLNDDFPFANEEKNKLTYEVISLARHLIYFGFYSFYELLRLTRTLLGIIDCVPNPMMMQNMFPEDLSGKNMKRSIHGVGQMMSTMVLNRKQSPFHPSSRTSVGADLHGKPKDSIDKQDITVMDTKIKILEIMQFILNVRLDYRISFLLSVFKKEFVEVYPMGDADATASIEEAATINLLRIGEQAEAMFGVGKGNSILEVDDEGGRMFLRVLIHLTMHDYPPLVSGALQLLFKHFSQRNEVLHTFKQVQLLISTQDVDNYKQIKSDLDRLRTMVEKSELWVEKKSSGGEGKKNKKDKKEKEEKEEKPPAGDEATKKAKSEKSSENYKTVKEILEQLNKMCGGGVWKKQQRLLKNMGAHKVMLDLLQIPYDKTDAKMLGIIKHTHHFLQKFCQGNQENQALLHKHLNLFLNPGLLEAETVKHIFMNNYQLCTEISEAVLHHFIHCLATHGRHVQYLDFLHTIIKAEGKYVKKCQDMTMNELTNAGEDVVVFYNDKASFGVMLEMMAAAREGVEEHSPLRYHISLVELLAACAEGKNVYTEIKCTSLLPLEDVVRVITHEDCITEVKIAYVNFVNHCYVDTEVEMKEIYTSNHIWKLFDNFTVDMAMVCNKREKRLSDPTLEKYVVTVVLDTINAFFSSPFSENSTSLQSHHTLMVQLLLSTVRLLDCPWLQQQHKGLVEACIRTLALTAKSRSIVLPMDLDSQISTLLSHSTLGTLSRNNPSYKSSARSTRAAAQNPWDYKNVIEKLQDVINTMEDRLRPLVATELSVLVDVLHKPELLFMEGTDARIRCETGGFLSKLIQHTKSLMSSDEKLCIKVLRTLQQMLVKKHDFDEKAISLRTVLLNNYLYNKKPSGKGELPAGSIAGADLEKDWATIAAIQCRLDREGATELVTDLITSSKNNKIFQESIQLAICLLEGGNTEIQNSFYKLMMGSDKSEKFFKVLHDHMKNAHQEIKATVSVNVSELGNKVKEDKELEGSIDGGPAHFLVPGAPSQYPPAQAAEPEQGEGEAEAEMGPGVLIMKPILRFLQLLCENHNHDLQNFLRCQNNKTNYNLVCETLQFLDIMCGSTTGGLGLLGLYINENNVGLIIQTLETLTEYCQGPCQENQTSIVAHECNGIDIITALILNDISPLCHYRMELVLQLKDNASKLLLALMESRHDSENAERILFNLRPQELVDVIKKAYRQEEECEDSEVSPREVGHNIYILAVQLSRHNKQLHQLLKPQKRTREGVEGISSMLTLNNSQLTQILKSNVPVVEEEEDPLQYYEKHTSQIEIVRDDRSMEQIVFPVHPICEYLTEESKHRVFTTTEQDEQGSKVSDFFEQTCFLHNEMEWQKKLRSMPVLYWFSRRMPLWGSISFNLAVFINLIIAFFYPHSDSRPMVVDSSILYILFWVMVCVSVMALFTQRQGLQPLSVALILRSILYFGIGPTLILLGTFNLINKIVFLVSFVGNLGTFIRGYKAMIMDVEFLYHVAYVVTSMLGLCVHELFYSILLFDLIYREDTLFNVIKSVTRNGRSILLTALLALILVYLFSIVGFLCLKDDFIMEVDRLPQPKSTAMFTRQGEAMKDFVSSCSSDEVSCAAEDNVPAATDGGEEEEDRERACDTLLMCIVTVMNHGLRNGGGVGDVLRKPSKDESLFPARVVYDLLFYFIVIIIVLNLIFGVIIDTFADLRSEKQRKEEILKTTCFICGLERDKFDNKTVSFEEHVKMEHNIWNYLYFIVLVREKDRTDYTGPESYVAMMIKNKNLDWFPRMQAMSLVVNDTEGEQNELRNLQEKLGSTMKLVSTLTGQLVELKEQMTEQRKRRQRMGFVDVQNNNTAATAGGGVGNHQIVKS, from the exons ATGTCGGAAATGTCCAGTTTTCTGCACATAGGGGATATTGTGTCCTTGTATGCAGAGGGCTCTGTAAACGGGTTCATCAGCACTCTGGG CCTGATAGATGACAGATGTGTGGTGGAGCCAGCTGCTGGCGACCTTGATAACCCTCCCAAAAAGTTCCGGG ACTGCCTGTTCAAGGTGTGTCCTATGAGCCGCTACTCGGCACAGAAGCAGTTCTGGAAAGCCAAGCAAGCCAAACATGACAAGGATAAGATTGCTGACGTGGTGCTCCTACAGAAATTACAG CACGCAGCCACGCTGGAGCAGAAGCAGAATGAAACGGAGAATAGGAAAGTCCACGGAGAGGTGGTCAAGTACGCCAGTGTTGTACAG CTCCTGCACATGAAGAGTAACAGGTACCTGACAGTGAACAAGCGCCTGCCCGCCCTGCTGGAGAAGAACGCCATGAGGGTGACTCTGGACGCCACGGGCAACGAGGGCTCCTGGCTCTTCATCCAGCCCTTCTGGAAGCTCCGGAGCAACGGAGACAAC gtggTCGTGGGAGACAAAGTGATCTTAAACCCTCTGAACGCAGGGCAGCCACTTCACGCCAGCAACTACGAGCTCTCCGACCACCCGGGGTTCAAAGAG GTGAACTCTGTGAACTGCAACACGAGCTGGAAGATCAACCTGTTCATGATGTTCAGTGATCACAGGGAGGAGGTGCTGAAGGGG GGCGATGTGGTCCGGCTCTTCCATGCTGAGCAGGAAAAGTTCCTGACCTGCGACGAGTACAAAGCCAAGCTGCACGTCTTCCTGCGGACCACACTGCGGCAGTCTGCCACCTCTGCTACCAGCTCCAACGCATTGTGGGAGGTGGAG GTTGTCCACCATGACCCCTGCAGGGGAGGCGCTGGCCACTGGAACAGCCTCTACAGGTTCAAACACCTGGCGACCGGACACTATATGGCAGCAGCG GAAAACCCCAGTTACAAAGGAGACAGTGTGGAAGCAAAGTCCTCG ACTGACAGCTCGTGCAGCAAGAGAAACGCAGGCGAGAAAATCAAGTACAAGCTGGTGGCTGTGCCCCATGGGAACGACATCGCGTCGCTCTTCGAACTGGACCCCACCACGCTGCAGAAAACGGACTCCTTCGTGCCCAG GAACTCCTATGTGAGGCTGAGGCACCTGTGCACCAACACCTGGATCCAGAGCACCAGTGTTCCCATTGACATCGACGAGGAGAGGCCCATCCGACTGATG CTGGGGACCTGTCCCACCAAGGAGGACAAGGAGGCGTTTGCCATTGTCTCTGTGCCTGTCTCCGAGATCTGGGACCTGGACTTTGCCAACGATGCTAGCCTCATGCTAGCCACAGTCGTGGATAAACTGAGCGAAGGGTTCATCAACCACAACGACAGGAG GTTTGCCATCAAGCTTCTGGAGGACCTGGTGTTCTTCGTGGTGGACACGGCCAACACCGGGCAGAACGTGCTGGACGTGACCATGACCAAGGCCAACCGGGAGAGGCAGAAGCTCATGAGGGAGCAGAATATCCTGAAGCAG ATCTTTGGGATCATCAAGACCCCCTTCACGGACAAAGGGACAGAGGGGCCCATGCTGCGGCTGGAGGAGCTGTCTGACCAGAAGAATGGCCCATACCAGTACATGTTCCGGCTGTGCTACCGTGTGCTGCGCCACTCCCAGGAGGACTACCGCAAGAACCAG GAGCACATAGCCAAGCAGTTCGGGGTGATGCAGTCCCAGATCGGCTATGACGTCCTGGCAGAGGACACCATCACCGCGCTGCTCCACAACAACCGCAAGCTGCTAGAGAAACACATCACCAAGAAAGAGGTGGAGACCTTTGTCAACCTCGTCCGCAAGAACCGAGAGCCCAG ATTCCTTGACTACCTGTCAGACCTGTGTGTGTCCAATCACGTGGCAATCCCGGTCACTCAGGAGCTCATCTGTAAGTGTGTGCTGGACCCCAAGAACCAGGACATCCTCATCAGAACTGA GCGGCGTATGGCGAAGGAGCTGGTGCACCCTTCGGGGTTCGGCATGGAGGACGATGTGGACGAGGACGAGGTGTGGCTGGTCTGGATGGACAAGAACAACGAGAAGCGTGAGAAGGGTCTGAGGCAGCTGGCCATGGAGGCGAGGCAGGGGAACAGCCATGATGAGAACGTGCTCACCTACTATCGATACCAGCTGAAGCTGTACGCCCGCATGTGCCTGGACCGGCAGTACCTGGCTATCGATGACATCTCCAAGCAGCTGGACGTGGAGCTCATCTTCCTGTGCATGGCGGACGAGATGCTCCCCTACGACCTGCGCGCCTCCTTCTGCCACCTCATGCTGCACACCCACGTGGACCGGGACCCCCAGGAGCTCGTCACCTCGGTCAGGTTCGCACGGCTCTGGACAGAGATCCCCACCAGCATCACCATCAAAGA CTACGACTCCAACATGAACGACTCGCGGGACAACAAGAAGAACACGTTCTCCAGCACCATGGGCTTCGTGGAAGAATACCTCAACAATGTGCTTAACGACGACTTCCCCTTCGCCAACGAGGAGAAGAACAAACTCACCTATGAG GTCATCAGCCTGGCTCGACACCTCATCTACTTCGGCTTCTACAGCTTCTATGAGCTCCTGCGCCTCACCCGGACGCTGCTGGGGATCATAGACTGCGTGCCCAACCCCATGATGATGCAGAACATGTTCCCAGAGGACCTCAGTG GGAAGAACATGAAGCGGTCGATCCACGGGGTGGGGCAGATGATGTCCACCATGGTCCTGAACCGGAAACAGTCTCCGTTCCACCCATCGAGCCGGACCAGTGTCGGGGCGGACCTGCACGGCAAGCCCAAGGACAGCATCGACAAGCAGGACATCACCGTGATGGACACCAAGATCAAGATACTGGAGATCATGCAG ttCATTCTCAACGTCCGGCTGGACTACCGCATCTCCTTCCTGCTCTCCGTCTTCAAGAAGGAGTTTGTGGAGGTGTACCCCATGGGAGACGCCGACGCCACGGCTTCCATTGAGGAGGCGG CAACAATTAACCTGCTTCGCATTGGAGAACAAGCTGAGGCCATGTTTGGAGTAGG GAAGGGCAACAGCATCTTGGAGGTGGATGACGAGGGGGGCCGCATGTTTCTGAGGGTCCTCATCCACCTGACGATGCACGACTACCCCCCTCTTGTCTCGGGGGCCCTGCAGCTCCTCTTCAAGCACTTCAGCCAGAGGAACGAGGTGCTGCACACCTTCAAACAG GTCCAGCTGCTGATCTCTACTCAGGATGTGGATAACTACAAGCAGATCAAGTCAGACCTGGACCGGCTGCGCACCATGGTAGAGAAGTCTGAGCTGTGGGTGGAGAAGAAGAGCAGCGGAGGAGAGGGCAAGAAGAACAAGAAGGACAAGAAGGAaaaggaggagaaagaggagaag CCTCCTGCAGGAGACGAGGCCACGAAGAAGGCAAAATCTGAAAAGAGCAGTGAGAATTACAAGACTGTCAAAGAG ATTCTGGAGCAGCTCAATAAGATGTGCGGTGGGGGTGTGTGGAAGAAGCAGCAGCGCCTGCTGAAGAACATGGGTGCACACAAGGTCATGCTGGACCTGCTGCAGATCCCCTACGACAAG ACTGATGCGAAGATGCTGGGGATCATCAAACACACCCACCACTTCCTGCAGAAGTTCTGCCAAGGAAACCAAGAGAACCAGGCTCTGCTCCACAAGCACCTCAATCTCTTCCTCAACCCAGGG CTCCTGGAGGCAGAGACGGTGAAGCACATCTTCATGAACAACTACCAGCTGTGCACGGAGATCAGCGAGGCTGTGCTGCACCACTTCATCCACTGCCTGGCCACACACGGGCGCCACGTGCAGTACCTGGACTTCCTGCACACCATCATCAAGGCAGAGGGCAAGTACGTCAAGAAGTGCCAGGACATGACCATGAACGAG CTGACGAATGCAGGGGAGGATGTGGTTGTCTTCTACAATGACAAGGCCTCGTTCGGTGTCATGCTGGAGATGATGGCGGCGGCGCGGGAGGGGGTGGAGGAGCACAGCCCCCTCAGGTACCACATCTCCCTGGTGGAGCTGCTGGCTGCCTGTGCCGAGGGCAAGAACGTCTACACAGAGATCAAGTGCACCTCGCTGCTGCCCCTGGAAGACGTGGTGCGTGTGATCACGCACGAGGACTGCATCACAGAG GTGAAGATCGCCTACGTGAACTTTGTGAATCACTGCTACGTGGACACGGAGGTAGAGATGAAGGAGATCTACACCAGCAATCACATCTGGAAGCTCTTCGATAACTTCACTGTGGACATGGCCATG GTGTGCAACAAGCGAGAGAAGCGTTTATCAGACCCTACCCTGGAGAAGTACGTGGTCACCGTGGTCCTGGACACCATCAATGCCTTCTTCAGCTCCCCTTTTTCTGAGAACAGCACCTCACTGCAG AGCCATCACACCCTCATGGTCCAGCTGCTCCTGTCCACTGTCCGCCTTCTCGACTGCCCCTGGCTTCAGCAGCAACACAAGGGACTGGTGGAGGCTTGCATCCGGACCCTGGCACTGACAG CTAAGAGCCGCTCCATCGTCCTGCCCATGGATCTGGACAGTCAGATCAGCACCCTGTTGAGCCACAGCACCCTGGGAACCCTGTCAAGGAACAACCCCAGCTATAAGAGCTCTGCACGCAGCACTCGCGCTGCCGCCCAGAACCCCTGGGACTACAAGAACGTCATCGAGAAGCTGCAG GACGTCATCAACACGATGGAGGATCGCCTCAGGCCCCTGGTGGCGACAGAGCTGTCGGTGCTGGTGGACGTGCTGCACAAACCCGAGCTGCTCTTCATGGAGGGGACCGATGCCCGGATCCGCTGTGAAACCGGTGGCTTCCTCTCCAA GCTCATTCAGCACACCAAGAGCCTGATGTCCTCCGATGAGAAGCTGTGTATCAAGGTGCTGCGTACGTTGCAGCAGATGCTGGTCAAAAAGCACGACTTCGATGAGAAG GCAATTTCTTTAAGGACAGTCCTTCTTAACAACTATCTGTACAACAAGAAGCCCAGCGGCAAGGGGGAGCTGCCTGCGGGAAGTATAGCAG GTGCCGATCTGGAGAAAGACTGGGCTACCATCGCTGCCATCCAGTGCCGCCTGGACAGAGAGGGGGCCACCGAGCTAGTGACAGATCTCATCACAAGCTCCAAGAACAACAAGATCTTCCAGGAGAGCATTCAGCTGGCCATCTGTCTGCTGGAGGGAGGCAACACCGAGATACAG AACTCATTCTATAAGCTGATGATGGGCTCCGACAAGTCTGAGAAGTTCTTCAAAGTGCTTCACGACCACATGAAGAACGCGCATCAGGAGATCAAGGCCACGGTGTCGGTGAATGTGAGCGAGTTGGGGAACAAGGTCAAGGAGGACAAAGAGCTGGAAGGTAGTATCGACG GTGGGCCGGCCCACTTCCTGGTCCCTGGGGCCCCCTCTCAATACCCCCCCGCCCAAGCGGCCGAGCCggagcagggagagggagaggcggAGGCAGAGATGGGCCCGGGCGTCTTGATCATGAAACCCATCCTGCGCTTCCTGCAGCTGCTCTGTGAGAACCACAACCATGACCTGCAG AACTTCCTGCGCTGCCAGAACAACAAGACCAACTACAACCTGGTGTGCGAGACGCTGCAGTTTCTGGATATCATGTGCGGGAGCACCACAGGGGGGCTGGGCCTGCTGGGGCTCTACATCAATGAGAACAACGTGGGGCTCATCATCCAGACCCTGGAGACCCTCACAGAGTACTGCCAGGGACCCTGCCAGGAGAACCAG accTCCATCGTGGCTCACGAGTGCAACGGCATTGACATCATCACAGCCCTCATCCTCAATGACATCAGCCCTCTGTGTCACTACCGCATGGAGCTGGTGCTGCAGCTGAAG GACAATGCATCTAAGCTGCTGCTGGCTCTGATGGAGAGCCGACACGACAGCGAGAACGCAGAGAGGATCCTCTTCAACCTCCGGCCACAGGAGCTG GTGGATGTGATAAAGAAGGCATACCGGCAGGAGGAGGAGTGTGAGGACTCGGAGGTGTCGCCTAGAGAGGTCGGCCACAACATCTACATCCTGGCCGTACAG TTGTCTCGACACAACAAGCAGCTCCACCAACTTCTGAAGCCACAGAAACGAACCCGGGAGGGAGTGGAGGGCATCTCATCCATG CTGACCCTCAATAACAGTCAGCTGACTCAGATCTTGAAGTCCAATGTGCCAGTTGTGGAGGAGGAAGAAGATCCACTGCAGTACTACGAGAAGCACACTTCGCAGATCGAG ATCGTGCGTGATGACCGCAGCATGGAGCAGATTGTGTTCCCAGTGCATCCCATCTGCGAGTACCTGACGGAGGAGTCGAAGCACCGTGTCTTCACCACCACGGAGCAGGATGAGCAGGGCAGCAAGGTGAGCGACTTCTTCGAGCAGACCTGCTTCCTGCACAACGAGATGGAGTGGCAGAAGAAGCTGCGCAGCATGCCGGTGCTCTACTGGTTCTCCCGGAGGATGCCGCTGTGGGGGAGCATCTCCTTCAACCTGGCCGTCTTCATCAACCTCATCATCGCCTTCTTCTACCCTCACAGCGACTCCAGACCCATGG tgGTGGATTCCTCAATACTCTACATACTCTTCTGGGTCatggtctgtgtgtctgtgatgGCTCTCTTTACCCAGCGTCAGGGGCTTCAGCCTCTCTCCGTGGCCCTCATCCTGCGCTCCATCTTATACTTTGGAATAGGACCTACACTCATCCTTCTGGGAACTTTCAAT CTCATTAATAAGATTGTGTTTCTGGTGAGCTTCGTGGGGAATCTTGGCACCTTCATCCGAGGCTACAAAGCCATGATCATGGACGTGGAGTTTTTGTACCACGTGGCCTATGTGGTGACCAGCATGCTGGGGCTCTGCGTCCACGAGCTCTTCTACAGCATCCTG CTGTTTGACCTGATCTACCGAGAGGACACTCTGTTCAACGTGATCAAGAGCGTGACGCGGAATGGGCGCTCCATTCTGCTCACCGCCCTGCTGGCCCTCATCCTGGTTTACCTCTTCTCCATCGTGGGCTTCCTCTGCCTCAAGGATGACTTCATCATGGAGGTCGATCGGCTGCCCCAGCCCAAAAGCACCG CCATGTTCACCAGACAGGGGGAGGCGATGAAGGACTTTGTCAGCTCTTGTAGCAGTGATGAAGTCAGCTGTGCTGCTGAAGATAATGTCCCTGCAGCCACTGATG gaggggaggaggaggaggacagggaGCGTGCCTGTGACACCCTGCTGATGTGCATCGTCACGGTCATGAATCACGGCCTCCGGAACGGAGGAGGGGTGGGAGATGTGCTCCGCAAGCCATCCAAAGAC GAGTCCTTGTTCCCGGCTCGTGTGGTCTATGACCTGCTGTTCTATTTCATTGTCATCATCATCGTCCTGAACCTCATTTTTGGGGTGATCATCGACACCTTCGCCGATCTCAGGAGTGAGAAGCAGAGGAAGGAAGAGATCCTGAAGACCACCTGCTTCATCTGCG